From a region of the Pseudomonadota bacterium genome:
- the idi gene encoding isopentenyl-diphosphate Delta-isomerase, whose protein sequence is MDTLILVDKNDREIGYEEKERCHLIPTKLHRAFSIFILNTKGEMLIHKRCGIKQTWPGFWTNACCSHPRKGESLETATKRRLQEELGFKCDLEYLFTFRYKANYNRKYGENEIDHVFWGTHDGIVKPNREEIEDWKFMAIDKLLVDIKKHPERYTPWFKKALPKVLKHIQKA, encoded by the coding sequence ATGGATACACTCATTCTTGTTGATAAGAACGACAGAGAAATAGGTTATGAAGAAAAAGAGCGTTGCCATCTTATCCCGACAAAACTTCACCGCGCATTCTCTATATTCATTTTAAATACAAAAGGCGAAATGCTCATACACAAGAGATGCGGCATAAAACAAACATGGCCAGGGTTCTGGACAAACGCCTGCTGTTCTCATCCAAGAAAGGGTGAAAGCTTAGAAACGGCCACAAAAAGACGCCTTCAAGAAGAACTGGGATTCAAATGTGATTTGGAATACCTGTTTACATTCCGTTATAAGGCAAATTATAACAGAAAATATGGAGAAAATGAAATAGACCACGTTTTTTGGGGAACCCACGATGGAATAGTAAAACCCAATAGAGAAGAAATCGAGGACTGGAAGTTTATGGCAATAGACAAATTATTAGTAGATATAAAAAAACATCCGGAAAGATACACCCCCTGGTTCAAAAAGGCGCTTCCAAAGGTGCTAAAACATATTCAAAAGGCATAA